A window from Chryseobacterium vaccae encodes these proteins:
- a CDS encoding microviridin/marinostatin family tricyclic proteinase inhibitor — translation MKNKNSKKKPFFASFLEKQVADPETVKGGGTGIITIPEKDGITKPSLDTATSPKDDMAHTLKYPSDGDDDSPTVPL, via the coding sequence ATGAAAAACAAAAATTCAAAAAAGAAACCGTTTTTTGCATCCTTTCTTGAAAAGCAGGTTGCAGACCCTGAAACTGTAAAAGGTGGTGGAACAGGAATTATCACCATCCCTGAAAAAGATGGAATCACAAAGCCTTCATTAGATACCGCTACATCCCCGAAAGATGATATGGCTCACACGCTGAAGTATCCTTCAGACGGAGATGATGATTCACCTACAGTTCCGCTTTAA
- a CDS encoding microviridin/marinostatin family tricyclic proteinase inhibitor, giving the protein MEKKNSKKPFFASFLEKQIQDPEKIQGGGLSDPSSDIITLPARDQVTSVTLDSVTLPYKDNIVTMKHPSDSDEAGELDYL; this is encoded by the coding sequence ATGGAAAAGAAAAACTCAAAAAAACCGTTCTTTGCTTCGTTTTTAGAGAAACAAATTCAAGATCCGGAAAAAATTCAGGGAGGAGGATTATCAGATCCTTCATCGGATATTATTACTCTTCCGGCAAGAGATCAGGTTACATCAGTTACCCTTGACAGTGTTACCCTTCCCTATAAGGACAACATTGTTACGATGAAACATCCTTCCGACAGCGATGAAGCCGGAGAGCTGGATTATCTGTAA
- a CDS encoding endonuclease MutS2, with translation MYIDKEDLNELEFPQLLAEISPFAYSPKTREKILQLRPMEIDEAELSLKKTSEYLSSFESSNAIPFDEYEDIESELKLMLIENYRLENSAFIKIKTITEQIGKLQKFFPTMPETFPNLMEEASVLEFRKEIIDKVDKVFNRFGEVKSEASPILKELRTEIQHAKKAIQENFNRALFNYGQSEFLDDIRESIIEDQRVLAVKSGFKKRVPGRVLGISKTGSITYIQPDSVVKHYFKLRENEEEEKKEIDKILRKLTAELAEFQPQLWRYQMYIFDLDLTRAKAKFGELVNGILPKINRHKTLRLKDAYHPLLWLRNKQEKKTIHPQTLALTEHNRIICISGPNAGGKSITLKTVGLLQLMIQSGILVPVHPRSEMFFFDKIMTDIGDNQSIENHLSTYSSRLKKMSGIIREADAETLLLIDEFGTGSDPELGGALAESFMEYFYDKKSFAIITTHYTNIKLVIEQLPNAQNAAMLFNEETLEPMYKLEVGQAGSSFTFEVAEKNRIPRFIIHAAKKKVEHDIVNLDKTIVKLQQEKFEVEKLKSDLAERKESVEDKRDNLQKLNDQLQQKLFNFQKLYEEEHRKLQFGNKIETFIDSYTKGKSRKDVVKDFVKLLEQEKFRKIGADKDESKRLQVVKRKITQQLKKEEVIEKIAETNEKLEEQRKSDRAIWLKVGQRVRITGSTSVGTIEKISRNKVIVNYGTFKTTIDSEELERI, from the coding sequence GTGTATATAGATAAAGAAGATTTAAACGAATTAGAGTTTCCGCAATTGCTCGCGGAAATCTCTCCATTTGCGTATTCTCCGAAAACGAGAGAAAAAATTCTTCAACTTCGTCCGATGGAAATTGACGAGGCGGAACTTTCATTGAAAAAAACGTCGGAATATCTTTCGAGTTTTGAAAGTTCAAATGCAATTCCGTTCGATGAATATGAAGATATTGAAAGTGAGCTGAAGCTCATGCTGATCGAGAATTATCGCCTGGAAAACAGTGCTTTCATCAAAATAAAAACCATCACGGAACAGATCGGAAAACTACAGAAGTTTTTCCCGACAATGCCCGAAACCTTCCCTAATTTAATGGAGGAAGCTTCTGTTCTGGAGTTCAGAAAAGAGATCATTGATAAGGTAGATAAGGTCTTTAACCGTTTTGGGGAAGTGAAAAGTGAAGCCTCTCCTATTTTAAAGGAACTGAGAACGGAAATCCAGCATGCTAAAAAAGCAATTCAGGAAAATTTCAACCGGGCCCTGTTCAATTACGGGCAGAGTGAATTTCTGGATGACATCCGCGAAAGTATTATTGAAGATCAAAGGGTTTTAGCAGTAAAGTCCGGATTTAAGAAAAGGGTTCCGGGAAGAGTTCTGGGAATTTCAAAAACGGGATCCATTACGTATATCCAGCCGGACAGTGTTGTGAAACATTATTTCAAGCTGCGCGAAAACGAAGAGGAAGAGAAAAAGGAAATTGACAAGATCCTTAGAAAACTTACTGCAGAACTGGCGGAATTCCAGCCTCAGCTCTGGAGATATCAGATGTATATTTTTGATCTTGACCTTACGAGAGCTAAAGCCAAGTTTGGTGAACTGGTGAACGGAATTCTTCCGAAGATTAACCGCCATAAAACGTTAAGGCTGAAAGATGCTTACCATCCTTTATTGTGGCTGAGAAATAAACAGGAAAAAAAGACGATCCATCCTCAGACCCTTGCCCTTACTGAACATAACCGAATCATCTGTATCTCAGGACCGAATGCCGGGGGGAAATCAATTACCCTGAAAACAGTGGGGCTGCTTCAGCTAATGATTCAGAGTGGTATTCTTGTTCCGGTACATCCGAGATCAGAAATGTTTTTCTTTGATAAGATCATGACGGATATCGGGGATAATCAATCCATCGAAAATCATCTGTCTACCTATTCTTCCAGACTGAAAAAGATGTCAGGAATCATTCGTGAAGCGGATGCAGAAACCCTGCTTCTTATTGATGAATTCGGAACAGGTTCGGATCCTGAATTGGGAGGAGCGCTGGCTGAAAGTTTCATGGAATATTTCTACGACAAGAAGAGTTTCGCTATTATTACCACGCACTATACGAATATCAAACTGGTGATTGAACAGCTTCCGAATGCTCAAAATGCTGCCATGCTTTTCAATGAAGAAACACTGGAACCGATGTATAAGCTGGAAGTGGGACAGGCAGGAAGCTCCTTTACTTTTGAAGTGGCAGAGAAGAACAGAATTCCAAGATTTATCATTCATGCTGCCAAGAAAAAGGTAGAGCATGATATCGTTAACCTGGATAAAACGATTGTAAAACTGCAGCAGGAAAAGTTTGAGGTTGAAAAACTGAAGTCTGATCTTGCTGAAAGAAAAGAATCTGTTGAAGATAAACGGGACAACCTTCAGAAGCTGAACGACCAGCTACAGCAGAAACTGTTCAATTTCCAGAAACTGTATGAAGAGGAACACCGCAAGCTTCAGTTTGGAAATAAGATTGAAACTTTCATCGACAGCTATACGAAAGGAAAATCCAGAAAAGACGTGGTGAAAGATTTCGTTAAATTGCTGGAACAGGAGAAATTCAGAAAGATTGGAGCAGATAAAGATGAATCAAAGCGTTTACAGGTTGTGAAAAGAAAGATCACCCAGCAGCTTAAAAAGGAAGAGGTTATCGAAAAGATTGCTGAAACTAATGAAAAGCTTGAGGAACAACGTAAAAGCGACCGTGCCATCTGGCTGAAAGTAGGACAGCGTGTACGAATCACTGGAAGTACCAGTGTAGGAACGATTGAGAAAATTTCCAGAAATAAAGTAATCGTAAACTACGGAACTTTTAAAACCACGATTGATTCAGAGGAACTGGAAAGAA
- a CDS encoding MvdD family ATP-grasp ribosomal peptide maturase — translation MNKILIITHTADNFSIEKVTEYIEKNGCEVIRFDVDLYPLQNKLTTSFQDGEWVSILETPDAKYRLDDIAAVWYRRAYNMGHGLREEMDPKFFGAAMGEIRNTLFGFLESIDTYALGKPSVYRRLDSKEEQLKIADKIGLKIPESCITNNPEEAKKFILKHQNVVAKMQTGFAIYEDGVECVVFTNVVSEDKLDELDSLLYCPMQFQKKIEKKKELRVTVVGRDVYTFEIDSQQSEEAKIDWRKDGVNLIKKWERTELPADIEAKILELLDVYNVDYGAIDIIVSPEDEYYFIEINAAGEFFWLDNLTEGHLISKSIADVLCDKAPRRNNMVLV, via the coding sequence ATGAATAAAATTTTAATCATTACCCATACCGCAGATAATTTCTCCATTGAAAAAGTAACAGAATACATAGAAAAGAACGGCTGTGAAGTCATCCGCTTTGATGTTGACCTTTATCCGCTTCAAAACAAACTCACAACTTCTTTTCAGGATGGTGAATGGGTAAGTATTCTTGAAACACCGGATGCTAAATACCGTCTGGACGATATTGCTGCTGTATGGTACAGAAGGGCATATAATATGGGGCACGGGCTTAGAGAAGAAATGGACCCTAAATTCTTTGGAGCAGCGATGGGAGAGATCCGCAACACGCTTTTCGGATTCCTGGAATCTATAGATACTTATGCTCTTGGAAAACCAAGTGTTTACAGGAGGTTAGACAGTAAAGAAGAACAGCTTAAAATTGCTGATAAAATAGGGCTTAAAATTCCTGAATCCTGCATCACAAACAATCCTGAAGAAGCCAAAAAATTCATCCTGAAACATCAGAATGTAGTTGCTAAAATGCAGACCGGTTTTGCTATTTATGAAGACGGAGTAGAATGTGTGGTGTTCACCAATGTAGTCAGCGAAGATAAACTTGATGAACTGGATTCGCTTCTGTACTGCCCGATGCAGTTTCAAAAGAAAATTGAAAAGAAAAAAGAACTCCGTGTAACTGTTGTGGGCCGAGATGTATATACTTTTGAAATCGATTCCCAACAGTCTGAAGAAGCCAAAATAGACTGGCGAAAAGACGGGGTGAATCTCATCAAAAAATGGGAGAGAACAGAATTACCTGCTGATATTGAAGCGAAGATCCTGGAACTACTGGACGTTTATAACGTGGATTATGGCGCTATCGATATTATCGTTTCGCCGGAGGATGAATATTACTTTATTGAAATCAATGCTGCCGGTGAATTTTTCTGGCTGGATAATCTTACGGAAGGACATCTTATCTCAAAAAGTATCGCTGATGTCCTTTGCGATAAAGCTCCAAGAAGAAATAATATGGTCTTAGTTTAA
- a CDS encoding alpha/beta fold hydrolase: METLNSKIFGENLTTTPLLVFHGLFGMLDNWGTFGKDLGEYLPVHLIDLRNHGRSFHSDQMSHDDLADDIARYMDHYGIQKAHVLGHSLGGKAVMQFAIKYPERVEKLIVVDISPKAYPPHHQGIIKALETVDFDIVGSRGDVEAVLTQYIPEKSTIQFLAKNLYWDDNKKLNWRFNLKTLSEKYNEFVSNAIKFGVFEGDALFIAGEKSNYILPQDEYGIKQQFPKARIVTVKNAGHWVQAENPVDFAIVVKQFLGLD, encoded by the coding sequence ATGGAAACCTTAAACTCAAAAATATTCGGTGAAAATTTAACAACAACACCTCTTCTTGTATTCCACGGATTGTTTGGAATGCTTGATAACTGGGGGACCTTCGGGAAAGACCTGGGAGAATACCTTCCGGTACACCTGATCGACCTTAGAAATCACGGCAGAAGTTTTCACTCAGACCAGATGTCCCATGATGATCTTGCGGATGACATTGCCCGCTATATGGATCATTACGGAATTCAGAAAGCCCATGTTTTAGGACATTCGTTAGGTGGGAAAGCAGTAATGCAGTTCGCTATAAAATATCCTGAAAGAGTAGAAAAGCTGATTGTCGTAGATATTTCCCCTAAAGCATACCCTCCACATCATCAGGGAATCATTAAGGCATTGGAAACCGTGGATTTTGATATCGTTGGATCAAGAGGTGATGTAGAAGCTGTTCTTACCCAATATATTCCTGAAAAATCAACAATTCAGTTCCTGGCGAAAAACCTGTATTGGGATGATAATAAAAAGCTGAACTGGAGATTCAATCTTAAAACACTTTCTGAAAAATATAACGAATTTGTTTCAAATGCTATAAAATTTGGTGTGTTTGAAGGTGATGCTTTATTTATTGCAGGAGAAAAATCAAACTATATCCTGCCACAGGATGAATACGGTATTAAACAGCAGTTTCCAAAAGCCAGGATTGTCACTGTAAAAAATGCAGGACATTGGGTTCAGGCTGAAAATCCTGTTGATTTTGCAATAGTTGTTAAGCAATTTTTAGGTTTGGATTAA
- a CDS encoding pyridoxine 5'-phosphate synthase: protein MTKLSVNINKIATLRNARGGDTPSVTEAAVKIQEFGGQGITIHPRPDERHITRKDVYDLKPLVTTEFNIEGNPHRHFIDMVLDVKPEQVTLVPDADDAITSNAGWDTKKHLDLLTEIIAEFKNAGIRTSIFLDPMPELVEYAAKTGADRIELYTEAYAKNYLSNKEQAVKPYYDTAVVAAEHGLGINAGHDLSLENLKYFADHVPNLLEVSIGHALISEALYMGLENTVQAYLKRLAKW, encoded by the coding sequence ATGACAAAATTAAGCGTAAACATCAATAAAATCGCAACATTAAGAAATGCCAGAGGAGGCGATACGCCAAGTGTAACAGAGGCAGCGGTTAAAATCCAGGAATTCGGAGGACAGGGGATTACCATCCATCCAAGACCTGACGAAAGACATATAACAAGAAAAGATGTCTACGATCTGAAACCTTTGGTAACTACAGAATTCAATATTGAAGGAAATCCGCACCGTCATTTTATTGATATGGTGCTTGATGTAAAGCCGGAACAGGTAACACTGGTTCCTGATGCTGATGATGCCATCACTTCCAATGCAGGATGGGATACTAAAAAACACTTAGATTTGCTTACGGAGATCATTGCTGAATTTAAAAATGCAGGAATCCGTACCTCAATTTTCCTTGATCCAATGCCGGAACTGGTAGAATACGCTGCGAAAACAGGTGCAGACAGAATTGAGCTGTACACGGAAGCCTACGCAAAAAATTACCTTTCCAATAAAGAGCAGGCTGTAAAACCTTATTATGATACTGCTGTTGTAGCAGCAGAACATGGATTAGGAATCAATGCCGGGCATGACCTTAGTCTTGAAAACTTAAAATATTTTGCAGACCATGTTCCCAATCTGCTCGAAGTATCAATCGGTCACGCCCTTATTTCGGAAGCTTTGTATATGGGACTTGAAAATACAGTCCAGGCTTATCTGAAGAGACTGGCCAAATGGTAA
- a CDS encoding NAD-dependent epimerase/dehydratase family protein — MVFVTGATGILGRIIVLELLKKGRNVRASKRPGSNLNDVRHSYSFYTEDPEGFFNKIEWVDVDFDDQDSLQDALKDIDEVYHCAAKVGFDPKDDKEMYHTNVKGTENLLYACEGSEVRKFLHVSTIAVLDTYNEKGELDESSDFNPKEEHSAYGISKHLAEMEVWRASAEGLNTVIVNPGMIIGSGNWGQSSGDIFPTFEKNSFTFSGGTSYVDVRDAAKISIELMDRNVFGERFILISDNKRYADLGKQIRSKLGLKEARILTRSQLNIGRAANILFGWLIPKLRMITRSNIESISSLNTISNQKIKDRLDYQFISVEESIDFHLKNYINDKKLTQ, encoded by the coding sequence ATGGTTTTTGTAACGGGTGCAACCGGAATCCTGGGAAGGATCATCGTTTTAGAGCTTCTTAAAAAGGGAAGAAACGTACGAGCTTCCAAAAGACCGGGCAGCAATTTAAACGATGTAAGACATTCTTACAGTTTTTATACGGAAGATCCTGAAGGCTTTTTCAATAAGATTGAGTGGGTGGATGTAGATTTTGATGATCAGGATTCCCTGCAGGATGCATTGAAGGACATAGATGAGGTCTATCATTGTGCCGCAAAAGTAGGATTTGATCCGAAAGACGATAAAGAAATGTACCATACCAATGTAAAAGGTACAGAAAACCTGCTGTATGCGTGTGAGGGTTCGGAAGTCAGAAAATTCCTGCATGTGAGCACAATTGCTGTTTTAGATACATACAATGAAAAAGGAGAGCTGGATGAAAGTTCAGATTTCAATCCCAAAGAAGAGCATTCCGCTTATGGAATTTCCAAACATCTTGCTGAAATGGAAGTGTGGAGAGCATCCGCAGAAGGTTTGAATACCGTGATCGTAAATCCCGGAATGATCATAGGGAGCGGGAACTGGGGACAGAGCAGCGGGGATATTTTTCCTACTTTTGAAAAAAACAGCTTTACATTTTCCGGAGGAACCAGTTATGTGGATGTAAGAGATGCAGCTAAAATTTCTATAGAATTGATGGATAGAAATGTTTTCGGAGAGCGCTTTATCCTTATTTCTGACAATAAAAGATATGCTGATCTTGGAAAACAGATCAGATCAAAACTGGGACTCAAAGAAGCCAGAATTCTTACAAGATCCCAGCTGAATATCGGAAGGGCTGCCAATATTCTATTCGGATGGCTTATTCCCAAACTGAGAATGATTACCAGATCAAACATAGAATCGATCTCATCCCTCAATACCATTTCCAATCAAAAAATTAAAGACAGGCTGGATTATCAGTTTATTTCTGTAGAAGAAAGTATTGATTTCCATCTTAAAAATTATATTAACGACAAAAAGCTGACTCAATGA
- a CDS encoding DUF456 domain-containing protein, with protein MDTTLINLLCLILLVLGILGTFLPILPGLLLSICGLLIYKFGTDSDLPMIYVWAFGILTAASAVLSYVIPARTNRKYGGTRWGSIGSIIGTIVGLFIPIPLGFLIGMFAGVFIGELLHDSKDMKKALQSTKGAFVGFIYGTGFSFVVGVAMFLVVVLDMLDII; from the coding sequence ATGGATACTACCTTAATTAACCTTCTATGCCTTATTTTATTGGTTCTGGGGATACTTGGAACTTTTCTTCCGATCCTTCCCGGACTTCTACTGAGCATTTGTGGGCTTCTGATTTATAAGTTCGGAACAGACTCTGATCTTCCCATGATTTATGTGTGGGCATTCGGAATTCTTACGGCAGCATCTGCAGTTTTAAGCTATGTGATTCCGGCCAGAACCAACAGAAAATACGGAGGTACACGCTGGGGAAGTATTGGCTCTATCATTGGAACCATTGTTGGATTATTCATTCCTATCCCTTTAGGCTTCCTGATTGGAATGTTTGCAGGTGTTTTTATCGGGGAACTGCTTCACGACAGCAAAGATATGAAAAAGGCCTTACAGTCAACCAAAGGAGCTTTTGTAGGATTTATTTACGGAACCGGTTTTAGTTTCGTAGTAGGTGTGGCAATGTTTTTGGTAGTAGTGTTAGATATGCTCGATATTATTTAA
- a CDS encoding MvdC/MvdD family ATP grasp protein, whose product MILCITHSQDFYNIDIFSEYLASKNIPYFRLNSDRMNHLQKINVTEDSFELTDENGNTIHSNEIKGVWHRKAWGIKAPEELDKDYEKIFLKGYENIRYNLITVLEDVPWINPYENERKIDGNKMLQLKLAEKNGLTIPKTIFSNDEEKILSFFHTCCEGKAVAKLHSLTSKSMSGETLISTMIIDETTLDHISDIAYCPMIFQPYIDKEYELRIVYIAGDFFTGKINNSEHADWRIAHEGQFWSAYDLPQHIKTGLVSMMEEMGLYIGAIDMIKGKDGEYYFLEVNPQGEWGMLQKELGFPIAERIADNLIKRIYTHE is encoded by the coding sequence ATGATTCTCTGCATTACCCATTCACAGGATTTTTATAATATCGATATCTTTTCTGAATATCTTGCCTCTAAGAATATTCCTTATTTCAGACTGAATTCGGACAGGATGAACCACCTTCAGAAAATAAACGTCACTGAAGATTCATTTGAGCTGACTGATGAAAATGGAAATACCATTCATTCTAATGAAATAAAAGGAGTGTGGCACAGAAAAGCCTGGGGAATAAAGGCTCCTGAAGAACTGGATAAAGACTACGAGAAAATATTCCTTAAAGGGTATGAAAATATCCGCTATAACCTTATTACTGTGCTGGAAGATGTTCCATGGATTAACCCTTATGAAAATGAACGGAAAATCGACGGAAATAAAATGCTTCAGCTGAAACTTGCCGAAAAAAACGGCTTAACTATTCCTAAAACCATTTTTTCTAATGATGAAGAGAAAATACTTTCTTTTTTTCATACCTGTTGTGAAGGAAAAGCAGTAGCCAAGCTTCATAGCCTGACCTCAAAATCCATGAGCGGGGAAACTTTGATCTCAACCATGATCATTGATGAAACAACGCTGGATCATATTTCTGATATAGCTTACTGTCCCATGATCTTTCAGCCGTATATCGACAAAGAGTATGAGCTGCGTATCGTATATATCGCCGGTGATTTTTTTACCGGAAAGATCAATAACAGTGAACATGCCGATTGGAGAATTGCCCATGAAGGTCAGTTCTGGTCAGCTTATGACCTGCCGCAGCATATCAAAACAGGATTGGTTTCCATGATGGAAGAAATGGGGCTTTATATCGGAGCTATTGATATGATCAAAGGAAAAGACGGGGAATATTATTTCCTGGAAGTAAACCCTCAGGGAGAATGGGGAATGCTGCAAAAAGAGCTGGGTTTCCCCATAGCAGAAAGAATTGCCGACAACCTTATAAAAAGAATCTATACCCATGAATAA
- a CDS encoding GNAT family N-acetyltransferase, whose amino-acid sequence MKLETERLQLKEINESCVEDILKIRSNEITNQFVQRNSPKNNYDALQFILTIKERTQNNQTFYRGISLKDQPNLIGTICLWNFSEDRTVAEVGYELLPEYHRQGIMSEALKAVLNVAFNDLHFQEILAMTNKHNENSKGLLVKHGFTLMEGRIDEGLPHNLVFSLRN is encoded by the coding sequence ATGAAACTGGAAACTGAAAGATTACAATTAAAAGAAATCAACGAAAGCTGCGTTGAAGATATTTTGAAAATCCGAAGCAACGAAATCACCAATCAATTTGTTCAGAGAAATTCTCCGAAAAATAATTATGATGCCCTGCAGTTTATTTTAACCATTAAAGAGAGAACTCAAAACAATCAGACATTTTATAGGGGGATTTCTCTAAAAGATCAACCGAATCTGATCGGAACAATTTGTCTCTGGAATTTTTCTGAAGACAGAACTGTGGCAGAAGTCGGTTATGAATTATTACCGGAATATCACAGGCAGGGAATCATGTCGGAAGCATTGAAAGCCGTTTTAAATGTTGCTTTTAATGACCTGCATTTTCAGGAAATTCTGGCAATGACCAATAAGCATAATGAAAATTCGAAAGGCCTTCTTGTAAAACATGGCTTTACTTTAATGGAAGGCAGAATAGATGAAGGACTTCCTCACAACCTTGTTTTTAGTCTGAGAAATTAA
- a CDS encoding microviridin/marinostatin family tricyclic proteinase inhibitor, producing the protein MKKNNSKKPFFASFLEKQIHDPEKIQGGGTTPDTDVITHPATDGSTSPILDNMTTPKQDYIETKKYPSDSDEAGNF; encoded by the coding sequence ATGAAAAAGAACAACTCTAAGAAACCGTTTTTTGCTTCATTTCTGGAAAAGCAGATTCATGATCCTGAAAAAATACAGGGAGGAGGAACAACTCCTGATACAGATGTGATCACTCACCCTGCTACAGACGGAAGTACGTCGCCTATTCTCGATAATATGACAACTCCAAAACAAGACTATATCGAGACCAAGAAGTATCCATCCGACAGCGATGAAGCTGGAAACTTTTAA
- a CDS encoding mechanosensitive ion channel family protein produces MKDEIQDTKNFLQEISDQLYIYISQVTPAGLDWVIHIIVKLALLCAVFLVVDFIFKFTINFIFRFFRNDDKYPVIRSIYQSKITNSVAHFAALLVVGAIHPSIFPATALPKTTTFINRSVNLGLVLILAGMLYRSLTGFRNYFTIKQDFYKIMALNAISETVKILGIFVFSVVGICVIFGIKGTTIVGSLGAITAVLVLVFRDTILGFVTGIHVATSKNLKVGDWVSIPKYSIEGNITEISLLTTKITNFDKTVSTIPTYDLLTTEIKNLQIMSESNTRRIKKSIYFNINSFKFLTEEDIERLKEINLISDYIDEKTQEIKKEKESLKHSDKTINGRQLTNIGVFRYYAQKYIENDPDIDKNGAKMVRQLDITPQGLPLEVYCFANDSKWEHFEQIQADIFDHLLVASKEFDLQVMQVSVKV; encoded by the coding sequence ATGAAAGACGAAATTCAGGATACCAAAAATTTTTTGCAGGAAATCAGCGACCAGCTTTACATCTATATCAGTCAGGTAACCCCTGCCGGTTTGGATTGGGTGATTCATATTATTGTGAAACTGGCATTGCTTTGCGCTGTTTTTTTAGTTGTGGATTTTATTTTTAAATTCACTATCAATTTTATTTTCAGGTTTTTCCGGAATGATGATAAATATCCGGTGATACGATCGATCTATCAGTCTAAAATTACAAATTCCGTAGCTCATTTTGCCGCTCTTCTTGTTGTGGGAGCTATACATCCTTCCATATTTCCGGCTACCGCACTGCCCAAGACAACCACATTTATCAACAGGTCTGTCAATTTAGGACTGGTGCTCATTCTTGCGGGAATGCTGTACCGTTCATTAACCGGTTTCAGAAACTACTTTACCATTAAGCAGGATTTCTACAAGATCATGGCGCTGAATGCAATTTCGGAAACTGTAAAGATTTTAGGAATTTTTGTCTTCTCCGTAGTTGGAATCTGTGTAATCTTCGGAATCAAAGGAACAACTATTGTAGGAAGTCTGGGGGCAATAACCGCTGTATTGGTATTGGTTTTCAGGGATACTATTTTAGGATTTGTAACCGGCATACACGTAGCGACATCTAAAAACCTGAAGGTAGGGGACTGGGTAAGCATTCCGAAATACAGCATCGAAGGAAATATTACGGAAATAAGTCTTCTGACCACAAAGATCACCAATTTTGATAAGACCGTTTCTACCATACCTACCTATGACCTGTTGACCACAGAGATCAAAAATTTGCAGATCATGTCTGAGTCAAATACCAGGAGAATCAAAAAATCGATTTACTTTAATATTAATTCCTTTAAATTTTTAACAGAGGAAGATATTGAGCGTCTGAAAGAAATCAACCTGATCTCGGATTATATTGACGAGAAAACCCAGGAGATTAAAAAAGAAAAAGAAAGTCTGAAGCACAGTGATAAAACGATCAACGGCAGGCAGCTTACCAATATCGGGGTTTTCAGATATTATGCCCAGAAATATATAGAAAACGACCCTGACATTGATAAAAACGGGGCTAAAATGGTCCGCCAGCTGGATATTACACCACAGGGGCTGCCTCTCGAAGTATACTGTTTTGCAAATGATTCGAAATGGGAACATTTTGAACAGATCCAGGCTGACATTTTCGACCATCTGCTGGTGGCCTCAAAAGAATTTGATCTGCAGGTGATGCAGGTGAGTGTAAAGGTGTAA
- a CDS encoding uracil-DNA glycosylase encodes MTWTEVLAPIKNTEYFKTLWEKVKQEYAATKVFPPKDQIFRALEITPFDDVEVVIIGQDPYHNDYQANGLCFSVSEQVTAPPSLKNIFIELKDDLGVVRTSKELDDWGKQGVLLLNATLTVRAHTPNSHKDLGWEKFTDFVIKEISDKKENVVFVLWGAFAQKKAELIDPAKHFILKSAHPSPFSVHRGFFGSKPFSKINEYLVSKGKKPISW; translated from the coding sequence ATGACCTGGACAGAAGTTTTAGCCCCGATAAAAAATACAGAATATTTTAAAACCCTTTGGGAAAAAGTAAAACAGGAATATGCCGCCACAAAGGTATTTCCACCGAAAGATCAGATTTTCAGAGCACTGGAAATCACTCCTTTTGATGATGTTGAAGTGGTCATTATCGGGCAGGATCCTTATCATAATGATTATCAGGCCAATGGTCTGTGTTTTTCTGTTTCTGAACAGGTAACGGCACCGCCATCCCTTAAAAATATTTTCATCGAATTGAAAGATGACCTTGGAGTGGTGAGAACATCTAAAGAACTGGACGATTGGGGCAAACAGGGAGTTCTTCTTCTGAATGCCACTTTAACGGTTCGAGCCCATACTCCGAACTCTCATAAAGATCTGGGATGGGAAAAGTTCACCGATTTTGTGATCAAAGAGATCTCAGACAAAAAAGAAAATGTGGTCTTTGTACTCTGGGGTGCTTTTGCACAAAAAAAAGCCGAACTTATTGATCCGGCTAAGCATTTTATTTTAAAATCGGCGCATCCGTCACCGTTTTCTGTTCACAGAGGATTTTTTGGAAGCAAACCCTTTTCAAAAATCAACGAATATCTGGTGTCAAAAGGAAAGAAGCCTATTTCTTGGTAG